A window of the Streptomyces sp. JB150 genome harbors these coding sequences:
- a CDS encoding helix-turn-helix transcriptional regulator: MAAMTIDRAGLADFLRRSRDRVRPQDAGLPVGPRRRTPGLRREEVAQLAGMSADYYIRLEQGRGPQPSPEMLAALARALRLSDDESDHLHLLAGRRPPAARTCGDRLHPGLLHLLDQLPTTPVQVVNDLGDVLAQNAMAEALLGGVCSVSEHGRNIVWRWFTDPAQRAAYPADEHDYYSRLHVADLRAAVGGRTGDPAAARLVRRLREASEEFGALWDLHEVAVRRSARMRVLHPLIGPVDLDCQVLLAPRGDQRVILYTPPVGSDASERLALLKVVGNGQFTAADSA, translated from the coding sequence ATGGCGGCCATGACGATCGACCGTGCCGGCCTCGCCGACTTCCTGCGCCGCTCCCGCGACCGTGTGCGCCCCCAGGACGCCGGGCTGCCCGTCGGCCCGCGCCGCCGCACCCCCGGACTGCGCCGCGAGGAGGTCGCCCAGCTCGCCGGCATGTCGGCGGACTACTACATACGGCTCGAACAGGGCCGCGGCCCGCAGCCCTCCCCGGAGATGCTGGCGGCCCTGGCCCGCGCCCTGCGGTTGTCCGACGACGAGTCCGACCACCTCCACCTGCTCGCCGGCCGGCGTCCGCCCGCCGCCCGCACCTGCGGCGACCGCCTCCACCCCGGACTGCTGCACCTGCTGGACCAACTGCCCACCACGCCGGTGCAGGTGGTGAACGACCTGGGGGACGTGCTGGCGCAGAACGCGATGGCCGAGGCGCTGCTCGGCGGGGTGTGCTCGGTGTCCGAGCACGGCCGCAACATCGTCTGGCGCTGGTTCACCGACCCCGCCCAGCGCGCCGCGTACCCGGCCGACGAGCACGACTACTACAGCCGGCTGCACGTCGCCGACCTGCGGGCCGCCGTGGGCGGGCGCACCGGCGATCCCGCGGCGGCCCGTCTGGTACGGCGCCTGCGCGAGGCCAGCGAGGAGTTCGGCGCCCTGTGGGACCTGCACGAGGTCGCCGTACGGAGGTCGGCCAGGATGCGCGTGCTGCACCCGCTGATCGGCCCGGTCGACCTGGACTGCCAGGTCCTGCTCGCGCCGCGCGGAGACCAGCGCGTCATCCTCTACACCCCGCCCGTCGGCAGTGACGCGAGCGAACGCCTCGCACTGCTGAAGGTGGTGGGCAACGGCCAGTTCACCGCGGCGGACAGCGCCTGA